One part of the Arthrobacter sp. EM1 genome encodes these proteins:
- a CDS encoding oligosaccharide flippase family protein — MKTQFLVLLSARVFATGMQAVTFILLARWAGVRDFGIVAVIAGVGAVLFTVADWGLSSYIPRARAKGRDAEVATGLKMDLIGNATAGSFAALVLTAVAATTGLNPWFILVPVALALEQFVEVGLTVPIADKAKAPLVISLVLRRVTSFGLFVSLYALGFETIAAYSLGLITASVVGIAHVLRVLHQRLAGRARAASAREMYKFLIPYFLANLSSQARTLDSAIVGAASSVASAGLYSAAFRLINPLMLVSGSIVAVVLPHASRQGLPEAKKLGQKLSLAALLASLPLIPVIIWSPAIVELLFGSEFAAAAPAFAFAVAALPFLSLAPPLGGLLQSQGLEAFVATNGIIFAVLNLGGVLLGALLWGPAGAAAGVAIVYSAKSLVLFGRLQTAKATPITVPSQSRLAPSGTV; from the coding sequence ATGAAGACCCAGTTCCTGGTATTGCTGTCGGCACGGGTCTTTGCCACCGGCATGCAGGCCGTGACGTTTATCCTGCTCGCGCGTTGGGCCGGTGTCCGGGACTTCGGGATTGTGGCGGTGATTGCCGGCGTCGGTGCGGTCCTTTTTACCGTCGCCGACTGGGGGCTGTCCTCCTACATTCCCCGGGCACGCGCCAAGGGCCGCGACGCCGAGGTGGCCACCGGGCTAAAGATGGACCTGATCGGAAACGCTACCGCCGGAAGCTTCGCGGCACTGGTCCTCACCGCTGTGGCCGCCACGACCGGCCTCAATCCATGGTTCATCCTGGTCCCGGTGGCACTTGCGCTGGAGCAATTCGTTGAGGTCGGGCTGACGGTTCCGATTGCGGACAAAGCGAAAGCGCCTTTGGTCATCTCGCTGGTGCTGCGCCGAGTAACCTCTTTTGGCCTGTTCGTCTCGCTCTACGCCCTGGGCTTTGAGACTATTGCCGCCTATTCCCTCGGACTGATTACAGCCTCGGTGGTGGGAATCGCGCACGTGCTGCGTGTTCTGCACCAGCGGCTGGCCGGCCGGGCCCGCGCCGCGAGCGCCCGGGAGATGTACAAGTTCCTGATCCCGTACTTCCTGGCCAATCTGAGTTCCCAGGCCCGAACACTGGACTCCGCCATCGTTGGGGCGGCCAGCTCCGTAGCCTCTGCCGGGCTCTATTCCGCGGCCTTCCGGCTGATCAACCCGCTGATGCTGGTCTCCGGCTCCATCGTCGCCGTTGTGCTGCCCCACGCGTCACGGCAAGGACTCCCTGAAGCCAAGAAACTGGGCCAGAAGTTGTCCTTGGCGGCCCTCCTCGCCAGCTTGCCGTTGATTCCCGTCATCATCTGGTCCCCGGCAATCGTTGAACTGCTATTCGGGTCCGAGTTTGCCGCAGCCGCCCCGGCCTTTGCTTTTGCCGTCGCGGCACTGCCGTTCCTTTCCCTGGCACCACCGTTGGGAGGACTGCTGCAAAGCCAGGGCCTTGAGGCATTCGTCGCGACCAACGGCATCATCTTCGCCGTCCTGAACCTGGGCGGTGTCCTGCTTGGTGCACTGCTGTGGGGCCCCGCCGGTGCCGCCGCAGGGGTCGCCATTGTCTATTCGGCGAAGTCCCTGGTCCTCTTCGGCCGGCTGCAAACCGCAAAAGCCACCCCAATCACGGTCCCGTCGCAGTCGCGCCTGGCCCCCTCCGGAACGGTGTGA
- a CDS encoding glycosyltransferase family 2 protein, with amino-acid sequence MKRNGRPAVSVLMPVRNGSKTIQSAVRSTLAALPREGQLLVTDDGSTDGTPEILGRFRDSRLTVFRNEKSLGVAATLNALLWRAGTPYIGRMDADDLAMPFRFAAQRTHLGSDHEVTFTSVVNFGPRIGNWKPAIPIGITAEAMPYFLLLGNPLGHSAMYGSTETLRRMSGYIAGPAEDYELWMRLAASGYRLRRTAVPFTAYRHHQSQTTKEADWKRRVLDDPALRSSHRALAAFVGWDGPDFFDAVVQGAHGTGGARLVAELSSFLDAGCGHLSGTERRHLAHQLGKLTAKRGPS; translated from the coding sequence GTGAAACGAAACGGCCGCCCCGCAGTGTCCGTCCTTATGCCGGTGCGCAACGGCAGCAAAACCATCCAGTCCGCCGTCAGGTCCACCTTGGCAGCACTGCCACGGGAGGGTCAGTTGCTGGTCACCGACGACGGCAGCACCGACGGAACGCCGGAAATCCTCGGCCGTTTCAGGGACTCTCGCCTCACGGTCTTCCGGAACGAAAAGTCCCTTGGGGTGGCCGCTACGCTTAATGCGCTGCTCTGGCGCGCCGGAACCCCCTACATCGGCCGGATGGACGCCGACGACCTAGCCATGCCCTTCAGGTTCGCGGCACAGCGTACCCATCTAGGCAGCGACCACGAAGTGACGTTCACCTCCGTCGTGAACTTCGGCCCGCGAATCGGCAACTGGAAACCTGCGATCCCGATCGGCATCACCGCAGAAGCCATGCCCTATTTCCTCCTGCTCGGAAACCCGCTGGGACATTCGGCGATGTACGGCTCCACCGAGACACTGCGCCGCATGTCCGGGTACATCGCCGGACCTGCCGAGGACTACGAACTCTGGATGCGTCTGGCGGCGTCCGGCTACCGGCTACGCCGCACCGCAGTGCCGTTCACCGCCTACCGCCATCATCAGTCCCAGACAACAAAAGAGGCCGACTGGAAGCGCCGGGTGCTGGATGATCCGGCCCTCCGGTCCTCGCACCGGGCCCTTGCAGCGTTCGTTGGCTGGGATGGTCCGGACTTCTTCGATGCTGTGGTGCAGGGAGCGCACGGCACCGGCGGAGCGCGTCTTGTCGCGGAACTCTCGTCCTTCCTGGACGCGGGATGCGGGCACCTCTCCGGCACGGAGCGCCGTCATCTGGCTCACCAACTCGGCAAGCTAACAGCAAAAAGGGGACCGTCATGA
- a CDS encoding WecB/TagA/CpsF family glycosyltransferase — protein MMQDKAKVYVLHGLRIDDVTLEEAADSVVDLARGPRAALVVTPNSDHFLRWQRSAAFRSLYDGAALVLPDGFPLPLMARFEGHSGATRLTGSDLFMSAMDRAATEGVPVAIIGGKDGVAEAAAAQLSLSRPGLRFFLLDSPSPAQLADDDYVRGLADRLAAEPDKIVALCLGSPKQEQLYHQLARFAELQGCFLGVGAAVDFAAGTVRRAPAAIQTLGLEWLFRLVQEPRRLWRRYLLDNTRILPYVLRSAAYGLALRARPKAPVRRAVLAIAALGYWNAPRQDPAPTTAERPKRVVLHVGPDVTTQGGMASVIAEYLTFGMSDFTMTSYATWAPGSKAGSVLRTAKLGLSMMRGKHSQQFLHVHVSESGSLVREGAVIVLARMLGIPTCVSLHGADFGDSVKKYPRLTKAVLSRASQLICLGPKQKELVAGIVPDVPTEVVFNPSGPAPAASLDAAGPFGPATRHFVFAGEVGTRKGFDLIAEIWPGIARNHPDLWLHVCGPAADVDISQPLPQTSYHGTVSRAEVQSLLRGAEALLLPSRREVLPMSVLESLRLGVPVVASHAGELDSVRASSAVYYCEPQASSLQDAIEDLLATAPAQQSARSRAAAIWSAAHTSNESIAARLELVYSQLQPRLDGGGFERTNDVDRLSHLHRSDASA, from the coding sequence ATGATGCAAGACAAAGCGAAGGTCTACGTACTGCACGGCCTGCGCATCGACGATGTCACGCTTGAGGAGGCGGCTGATTCCGTTGTGGATCTCGCCCGCGGCCCCCGGGCGGCGCTTGTGGTCACACCCAATTCGGACCACTTCCTGCGCTGGCAGCGCTCCGCGGCTTTCCGGTCGCTCTATGACGGGGCGGCGCTTGTCCTCCCCGACGGGTTCCCCTTGCCGCTGATGGCGAGGTTCGAGGGTCACTCCGGTGCCACCCGGTTGACCGGATCCGACCTCTTTATGTCAGCCATGGACCGCGCAGCAACCGAAGGGGTTCCGGTCGCCATTATCGGGGGCAAAGACGGTGTTGCCGAAGCCGCGGCCGCGCAGCTGTCGCTTTCACGCCCGGGCCTGCGCTTCTTCCTCCTCGACTCCCCCTCCCCCGCGCAGCTCGCCGACGACGACTACGTGCGCGGCCTGGCGGATCGGCTTGCCGCCGAACCGGACAAGATTGTTGCGTTGTGCCTCGGTTCCCCCAAGCAGGAGCAGCTTTATCACCAGCTTGCGCGGTTTGCTGAGCTGCAGGGCTGCTTTCTCGGCGTCGGGGCGGCCGTGGACTTCGCGGCCGGAACAGTCCGCCGGGCACCGGCGGCGATCCAAACCCTGGGGCTGGAATGGCTCTTCCGCCTTGTCCAGGAACCTCGGCGGCTGTGGCGCCGCTATCTGCTCGATAACACCCGAATCCTGCCCTACGTGCTCCGTTCTGCAGCCTACGGGCTTGCGCTGCGTGCCCGGCCCAAGGCACCCGTCCGCCGGGCGGTCCTGGCCATCGCCGCTCTGGGCTACTGGAACGCGCCCCGCCAGGATCCGGCACCCACTACCGCGGAACGGCCTAAGCGGGTAGTCCTCCACGTCGGGCCGGACGTCACGACCCAAGGCGGTATGGCGTCTGTCATCGCCGAGTACCTGACCTTCGGCATGAGCGACTTCACCATGACCAGCTACGCCACGTGGGCGCCCGGCTCCAAGGCAGGGTCCGTCCTGAGGACGGCAAAGCTGGGTCTTTCGATGATGCGGGGCAAGCACTCCCAGCAGTTCCTCCATGTTCATGTCAGCGAGTCCGGCAGCCTCGTCCGGGAAGGTGCCGTCATCGTTCTGGCCCGGATGCTTGGGATACCCACGTGTGTTTCCCTTCATGGCGCCGATTTCGGCGATTCGGTCAAAAAATATCCACGGCTGACAAAGGCCGTTCTCTCGCGTGCCTCGCAGCTGATCTGCCTGGGACCGAAGCAGAAGGAACTTGTGGCGGGCATCGTCCCGGACGTCCCCACCGAGGTCGTTTTTAACCCGAGCGGGCCGGCCCCGGCTGCTTCCCTGGATGCGGCGGGGCCCTTTGGTCCTGCCACCCGGCATTTCGTTTTCGCCGGCGAGGTCGGCACCCGAAAGGGCTTTGACCTGATTGCGGAAATCTGGCCCGGCATCGCCAGGAATCACCCGGATCTCTGGCTGCACGTCTGCGGTCCGGCCGCCGATGTGGATATCTCGCAGCCGCTTCCGCAGACAAGCTATCACGGCACCGTTTCCAGGGCAGAGGTTCAGTCCTTGCTCCGAGGCGCAGAGGCGCTGCTCCTGCCGAGCCGGCGCGAGGTCCTGCCGATGAGCGTGCTCGAATCCCTGCGGCTGGGTGTCCCTGTAGTGGCCTCCCACGCCGGCGAACTTGATTCTGTGCGGGCCTCCTCGGCGGTGTACTACTGCGAACCCCAGGCCTCATCCCTCCAGGACGCCATCGAAGACCTTTTGGCCACCGCCCCGGCGCAGCAGTCGGCCCGCAGCCGGGCCGCAGCCATCTGGAGTGCCGCCCATACTTCCAACGAATCGATTGCCGCGCGGCTGGAACTCGTCTACTCGCAACTGCAGCCCCGCCTCGACGGCGGCGGTTTTGAAAGGACAAATGATGTCGACAGGCTCAGTCACCTGCATCGTTCCGACGCATCGGCGTGA
- a CDS encoding glycosyltransferase family A protein, protein MMSTGSVTCIVPTHRRDAALARALASIVEQRHTPAVVVVVDDVASPDTRQLTREQTGHPDITYVDNSGTQRPGASSSRNAGAVLASSEYLAFLDDDDRWEAGFLEQCVARLELGDVDLVTVAGAVEIGAERTRRPWLGSRPVTARDCLAWNPGVTGSNFVIRRTAFEDIGGFDDSLPVFNDLDFFVRYLQSGRHYAVVDEELFIQTAEGDDHLSSRSARRAAGIQKYISKHSSQLNAGQLRALKREVHLAQRYVGQRQHLAAYHFVLMWVNSSPAQFLTVLRRKLAGGRKMYV, encoded by the coding sequence ATGATGTCGACAGGCTCAGTCACCTGCATCGTTCCGACGCATCGGCGTGATGCCGCGCTGGCCCGGGCCCTTGCGTCAATCGTCGAACAGCGCCACACCCCTGCCGTTGTCGTCGTCGTCGATGACGTGGCTTCCCCGGACACCCGCCAGCTGACGCGGGAGCAAACCGGCCACCCGGACATCACCTATGTGGATAACTCCGGCACACAACGGCCCGGCGCCTCCTCCTCACGCAACGCCGGGGCAGTTCTCGCTTCATCGGAGTACCTGGCGTTTCTCGACGACGATGACCGCTGGGAGGCCGGGTTCCTGGAGCAGTGCGTGGCCAGGCTCGAACTCGGGGACGTTGATCTGGTCACCGTCGCCGGCGCAGTAGAAATCGGGGCGGAGCGCACGCGGCGCCCATGGCTGGGCTCACGCCCGGTTACCGCCCGGGATTGCCTGGCATGGAACCCGGGAGTGACGGGCAGCAACTTTGTGATCCGCCGGACGGCCTTCGAGGACATCGGCGGATTCGATGATTCCCTTCCGGTCTTCAACGACTTGGATTTTTTCGTCCGGTACCTTCAATCCGGGAGGCACTACGCGGTTGTGGATGAGGAACTGTTCATTCAGACAGCCGAGGGCGACGACCATTTGTCCTCCCGCAGCGCGAGGCGGGCAGCAGGCATCCAGAAATACATCTCGAAGCACAGCTCCCAATTAAACGCAGGCCAACTCCGTGCCCTTAAACGGGAAGTGCATCTCGCCCAGCGGTACGTGGGCCAACGCCAGCATCTCGCCGCCTACCATTTCGTCCTGATGTGGGTAAACTCCAGCCCTGCGCAGTTCCTCACGGTGCTCCGGCGAAAGCTTGCCGGAGGCAGGAAAATGTACGTCTAG